A window of the Shinella zoogloeoides genome harbors these coding sequences:
- the nrdE gene encoding class 1b ribonucleoside-diphosphate reductase subunit alpha, which produces MTVDKVLKTPEITAVDYHALNAMLNLYDDAGQIQLDKDRQAAKQYFLQHVNQNTVFFHNLREKLDYLVTEGYYEQEVLDQYAFNFVRDLFDAAYDRKFRFPTFLGAFKYYTSYTLKTFDGKRYLERYEDRVCMVALTLARGNEQLARDLMDEIISGRFQPATPTFLNAGKKQRGELVSCFLLRVEDNMESIGRSINSALQLSKRGGGVALSLTNLREMGAPIKQIENQSSGVIPVMKLLEDSFSYANQLGARQGAGAVYLNAHHPDIMRFLDTKRENADEKIRIKTLSLGVVIPDITFELAKNNEDMYLFSPHDVERVYGVPFTEISVTEKYREMVEDGRIKKKKIKARDFFQIIAEIQFESGYPYIMFEDTVNRANPIAGRITMSNLCSEILQVSEASEFNEDLSYSKMGKDISCNLGSLNIAAAMDSPDFGQTIATSIRALTAVSEMSHISSVPSIEKGNDDSHAIGLGQMNLHGYLARERIYYGSEEGVDFTNIYFYTVTYHAIRASNRIAVEKGESFKGFENSKYASGEYFDKYTEAEWLPATEKVKGLFEEAGIPIPTQEDWLALKAEVMKGGLYNQNLQAVPPTGSISYINHSTSSIHPIVSKIEIRKEGKIGRVYYPAAFMTNDNLDYYQDAYEIGPEKIIDTYAAATQHVDQGLSLTLFFRDTATTRDINRAQIYAWKKGIKTIYYIRLRQMALSGTEVQGCVSCAL; this is translated from the coding sequence ATGACGGTTGATAAGGTATTGAAGACGCCTGAGATTACGGCGGTTGATTACCACGCGTTGAACGCGATGCTGAACCTTTACGACGATGCCGGTCAGATCCAGCTCGACAAGGACCGGCAGGCTGCCAAGCAGTATTTCCTGCAGCACGTCAACCAGAACACGGTGTTCTTCCATAATTTGCGGGAGAAGCTGGATTACCTGGTGACGGAGGGGTATTACGAGCAGGAGGTGCTGGACCAGTACGCGTTCAACTTCGTGCGCGACCTGTTCGACGCGGCCTATGACCGCAAGTTCCGCTTCCCGACGTTCCTGGGGGCGTTCAAGTACTACACGTCCTATACGCTGAAGACCTTCGACGGGAAGCGCTATCTCGAGCGCTACGAGGACCGGGTCTGCATGGTGGCGCTGACGCTGGCGCGGGGCAACGAGCAGCTTGCGCGCGACCTGATGGACGAGATCATCTCGGGCCGCTTCCAGCCGGCCACGCCCACCTTCCTCAATGCCGGCAAGAAGCAGCGCGGCGAACTCGTCTCGTGCTTCCTGCTGCGGGTCGAGGACAATATGGAGAGCATCGGCCGGTCGATCAATTCGGCGCTGCAGCTTTCCAAGCGTGGCGGGGGCGTAGCGCTGTCGCTGACGAACCTGCGCGAGATGGGCGCGCCGATCAAGCAGATCGAGAACCAGTCGTCGGGCGTCATTCCGGTGATGAAGCTGCTGGAGGATTCGTTCTCCTACGCCAACCAGCTCGGCGCGCGCCAGGGCGCGGGCGCGGTCTATCTCAACGCGCACCATCCCGACATCATGCGCTTCCTCGACACCAAGCGCGAGAATGCCGACGAGAAGATCCGCATCAAGACGCTGTCGCTCGGCGTGGTCATCCCGGACATCACCTTCGAACTGGCGAAGAACAACGAGGACATGTACCTGTTCTCGCCGCATGACGTGGAGCGGGTCTACGGCGTGCCGTTCACCGAGATCTCGGTGACGGAGAAGTACCGCGAGATGGTCGAGGACGGCCGGATCAAGAAGAAGAAGATCAAGGCGCGCGACTTCTTCCAGATCATCGCCGAGATCCAGTTCGAGAGCGGCTATCCCTACATCATGTTCGAGGACACGGTGAACCGGGCGAACCCGATCGCCGGGCGCATCACCATGAGCAACCTGTGCTCGGAGATCCTGCAGGTCAGCGAGGCGAGCGAGTTCAACGAGGACCTGTCCTATTCGAAGATGGGCAAGGATATCTCGTGCAATCTCGGCTCGCTGAACATCGCGGCCGCCATGGACAGCCCCGACTTCGGCCAGACGATCGCCACCTCGATCCGCGCGCTGACGGCGGTCTCCGAGATGAGCCACATCTCCTCGGTCCCCTCGATCGAGAAGGGCAATGACGACAGCCACGCCATCGGGCTTGGCCAGATGAACCTGCACGGCTATCTCGCCCGCGAGCGCATCTATTACGGTTCGGAAGAAGGCGTCGACTTCACCAATATCTACTTCTACACGGTGACCTACCACGCCATCCGCGCGTCGAACCGGATCGCGGTGGAGAAGGGCGAGAGCTTCAAGGGCTTCGAGAACTCGAAGTATGCCTCGGGCGAATACTTCGACAAGTATACCGAGGCCGAATGGCTGCCGGCGACGGAGAAGGTGAAGGGTCTCTTCGAGGAGGCCGGCATCCCTATCCCGACGCAGGAAGACTGGCTGGCGCTGAAGGCCGAGGTGATGAAGGGCGGTCTCTACAACCAGAACCTCCAGGCGGTTCCGCCGACGGGCTCGATCTCCTACATCAACCACTCGACCTCCTCGATCCATCCGATCGTCTCGAAGATCGAGATCCGCAAGGAAGGCAAGATCGGCCGCGTCTACTATCCGGCGGCGTTCATGACGAACGACAACCTGGACTACTACCAGGATGCCTACGAGATCGGCCCGGAGAAGATCATCGACACCTATGCGGCGGCCACGCAGCATGTCGACCAGGGTCTTTCGCTGACGCTGTTCTTCCGCGACACGGCGACGACGCGCGACATCAACCGGGCGCAGATCTATGCCTGGAAGAAGGGCATCAAGACGATCTACTATATCCGCCTGCGCCAGATGGCGCTGTCCGGCACGGAAGTGCAGGGCTGCGTTTCGTGCGCCCTGTGA
- the nrdF gene encoding class 1b ribonucleoside-diphosphate reductase subunit beta, whose amino-acid sequence MNSHVKTKTAKAASAVRAINWNRVEDDKDLEVWNRLTGNFWLPEKVPLSNDIPSWATLKPQEQQLTIRVFTGLTLLDTIQNGVGSVKLMEDSVTPHEEAVLSNVSFMEAVHARSYSSIFSTLCLTPDVDDAYRWSEENEFLQRKSALIMEQYASGDPLKKKVASVFLESFLFYSGFYLPMYWSSRAKLTNTADLIRLIIRDEAVHGYYIGYKFQRGLERLNADRQQEIKDFAFDLLLELYDNEAKYTEELYDGVGLTEDVKKFLHYNANKALMNLGYEALFPPEACKVNPAILSALSPNADENHDFFSGSGSSYVIGKAVATEDDDWDF is encoded by the coding sequence ATGAACAGCCATGTGAAGACGAAGACCGCGAAGGCGGCGAGCGCGGTGCGCGCGATCAACTGGAACCGTGTCGAGGACGACAAGGACCTGGAAGTGTGGAACCGCCTGACGGGGAACTTCTGGCTGCCGGAGAAGGTGCCGCTGTCGAACGACATCCCGTCCTGGGCGACGCTGAAGCCGCAGGAGCAGCAGTTGACGATCCGTGTGTTCACCGGCCTGACGCTGCTGGACACGATCCAGAACGGGGTCGGCTCGGTGAAGCTGATGGAAGACAGCGTGACGCCGCATGAGGAGGCTGTTCTGTCGAACGTCTCGTTCATGGAGGCGGTGCATGCGCGGTCCTATTCGTCGATCTTCTCGACGCTGTGCCTGACGCCGGACGTGGACGACGCCTATCGCTGGTCGGAGGAGAACGAGTTCCTGCAGAGGAAGTCGGCGCTGATCATGGAGCAATACGCTTCGGGCGACCCCTTGAAGAAGAAGGTCGCCTCGGTCTTCCTGGAAAGCTTCCTGTTCTATTCCGGCTTCTACCTGCCGATGTACTGGTCGAGCCGTGCGAAGCTGACGAACACGGCCGACCTCATCCGCCTGATCATCCGCGACGAGGCGGTGCATGGCTACTATATCGGCTACAAGTTCCAGCGTGGCCTCGAGCGTCTGAATGCGGACCGGCAGCAGGAGATCAAGGACTTCGCCTTCGACCTGCTTCTGGAGCTTTACGACAACGAGGCGAAATACACCGAGGAACTCTATGACGGGGTGGGTCTGACCGAGGACGTGAAGAAGTTCCTGCATTACAACGCCAACAAGGCGCTGATGAACCTCGGCTACGAGGCGCTGTTCCCGCCCGAGGCGTGCAAGGTCAACCCCGCCATCCTGTCGGCCCTCTCGCCCAATGCCGACGAGAACCACGACTTCTTCTCAGGCTCAGGATCCTCATACGTCATCGGTAAAGCCGTCGCGACAGAAGACGACGATTGGGACTTTTGA
- a CDS encoding GntR family transcriptional regulator: MCAHIEVKDVAEVSRGNPVEAEEIDESEIVERIFEAVMEQRLPPGTKLSESALCDAFGVGRMRIRRTLLLLASREVVELHANRGAFIASPTAEQAREVFEARLTLEPNIARLAVQRASDDDIAMLVRHLEMEHAAHDERHRHDAIRLSGQFHTLLAQVAGNAILLRTMKELVARTSLIIGIFGAPGVHNCRDDEHSSIVEAFHARDAERAARMMTIHLKHIERHLQIGARTGDAVDLVKLFGR, translated from the coding sequence ATGTGCGCGCATATCGAGGTGAAGGACGTGGCAGAGGTGAGCAGGGGCAATCCCGTGGAGGCGGAGGAGATCGACGAGAGCGAAATCGTCGAACGCATCTTCGAAGCGGTGATGGAGCAGCGGCTCCCCCCCGGCACCAAGCTTTCCGAATCGGCCCTCTGCGACGCCTTCGGCGTCGGCCGCATGCGCATCCGCCGGACCCTGCTGCTGCTGGCGAGCCGCGAGGTGGTCGAGCTTCATGCCAATCGCGGCGCCTTCATCGCCTCGCCCACCGCCGAGCAGGCGCGGGAAGTCTTCGAGGCGCGCCTGACGCTGGAGCCGAACATCGCGCGCCTTGCCGTGCAGCGCGCCAGCGACGACGACATCGCCATGCTGGTCCGTCATCTGGAAATGGAGCACGCGGCCCATGACGAGCGGCATCGCCACGATGCGATCCGCCTCTCCGGCCAGTTCCACACCCTGCTCGCGCAGGTCGCCGGCAATGCTATCCTGCTGCGCACGATGAAGGAACTCGTCGCGCGCACCTCGCTGATCATCGGCATCTTCGGTGCGCCGGGCGTGCACAATTGTCGCGACGACGAGCACAGCTCGATCGTCGAGGCCTTCCATGCAAGGGATGCGGAACGGGCGGCGCGCATGATGACGATCCACCTCAAGCACATCGAGCGCCACCTTCAGATCGGTGCCCGCACCGGCGACGCCGTCGATCTGGTCAAGCTTTTCGGCAGGTAG
- a CDS encoding ABC transporter substrate-binding protein — protein sequence MHKRTFLKFSALAAATVLAMPLMAYAENAKLKIGFVGVTSGPAAAWGISNQRSMETRAAWLNELGGVKIGDKTYDIEIVPFDDQKDPKRAIAGMEKMAQDGVHYVVGPNVDDGAAAVRPVAEQNGIMYFPYAFPKELFSPPASNAILGMVANYQSGPAIYKYLMDNKGVKKLAFVAANESDPLSQRESGVAAAQALGLEVVSSNVTYQADTTDFTPVLLPVIQAAPDLLVLSGVSPANAPQLIRSARELGYTGLISAETAQDANVLKEGAGELAEGFISVGGASTPELASDTMKEFVERYTKMFGEYNDESNTKVYALEYIIETLKANPAAIDNVDEYKKTMDTFEAPNPFMKGDAKLKYVGMTSFGQKRQVSVPLVVNEYKDGKFETLFVGQVD from the coding sequence ATGCACAAGCGTACATTCCTGAAGTTTTCCGCCCTTGCCGCAGCCACCGTCCTGGCGATGCCGCTGATGGCCTATGCCGAGAACGCCAAGCTGAAGATCGGCTTCGTCGGCGTTACCTCCGGCCCGGCCGCGGCCTGGGGCATTTCCAACCAGCGCTCGATGGAAACCCGCGCCGCGTGGCTGAACGAACTGGGCGGCGTCAAGATCGGCGACAAGACCTACGACATCGAAATCGTTCCCTTCGACGACCAGAAGGACCCCAAGCGCGCCATCGCCGGCATGGAAAAGATGGCGCAGGACGGTGTGCATTACGTGGTCGGCCCGAATGTCGACGACGGCGCGGCGGCGGTTCGCCCGGTCGCCGAGCAGAACGGCATCATGTATTTCCCCTACGCCTTCCCGAAGGAACTCTTCTCGCCGCCGGCATCCAACGCGATCCTCGGCATGGTGGCCAACTACCAGTCCGGCCCGGCCATCTACAAATACCTGATGGACAACAAGGGCGTGAAGAAGCTGGCCTTCGTGGCGGCCAACGAATCCGACCCGCTGAGCCAGCGTGAATCGGGCGTCGCCGCCGCCCAGGCCCTCGGCCTCGAAGTCGTCTCCAGCAATGTGACCTATCAGGCGGACACGACCGACTTCACGCCGGTGCTGCTGCCGGTCATCCAGGCCGCGCCCGACCTGCTCGTGCTTTCGGGCGTCTCGCCGGCCAATGCGCCGCAGCTCATCCGCTCGGCGCGCGAACTCGGCTATACCGGTCTGATCTCGGCGGAAACCGCGCAGGATGCGAACGTGCTCAAGGAAGGCGCGGGCGAACTGGCGGAAGGCTTCATCTCGGTCGGCGGCGCTTCCACGCCGGAACTGGCCAGCGACACGATGAAGGAATTCGTCGAGCGCTACACGAAGATGTTCGGCGAATACAACGACGAGTCCAACACCAAGGTCTATGCCCTTGAATACATCATCGAGACGCTGAAGGCGAACCCGGCGGCCATCGACAATGTCGACGAGTACAAGAAGACCATGGACACGTTCGAGGCTCCGAACCCCTTCATGAAGGGCGACGCCAAGCTGAAATATGTCGGCATGACCTCCTTCGGCCAGAAGCGTCAGGTCTCCGTTCCGCTCGTCGTCAACGAGTACAAGGACGGCAAGTTCGAGACCCTGTTCGTCGGCCAGGTCGACTGA
- a CDS encoding branched-chain amino acid ABC transporter permease — protein sequence MEQIIANGLYLGAQYALIALGLTLIFSLMNVLNFAHGQMYVFGGFVTYTVVVQLGLPFIVGLFASAVVLAVMGALIEKFLFAPVVRRSKRDESTMLLAAGVAFFLDAVILLLFGEKQRGVPKIVNGVFNWDMRIIMPYDRILIGVLAILLIVVFIGFMNYSRTGRAMRALAQDKMAAQLMGVNVARYSMIGFALGAMLAGLVGGLLVTITGINLGMGGPISVKAFLMIMIGGAGVISGAIAGGFILGMMESVGLTVLSAYGDITYLAIFASLMVFLAVRPQGLMGKPWG from the coding sequence ATGGAACAGATAATCGCCAACGGTCTTTACCTCGGGGCGCAATATGCGTTGATCGCCCTGGGCCTGACCCTGATCTTCTCGCTGATGAACGTGCTCAACTTCGCCCACGGGCAGATGTACGTCTTCGGCGGCTTCGTCACCTATACCGTCGTCGTCCAGCTCGGACTGCCCTTCATCGTCGGCCTCTTCGCCTCGGCGGTGGTGCTGGCCGTCATGGGCGCGCTCATTGAAAAATTCCTCTTCGCGCCGGTGGTGCGTCGCTCCAAGCGCGATGAATCGACCATGCTGCTCGCGGCCGGCGTCGCCTTCTTCCTCGATGCCGTCATCCTGCTTCTCTTCGGTGAAAAGCAGCGCGGCGTGCCGAAGATCGTCAACGGCGTGTTCAACTGGGACATGCGCATCATCATGCCCTATGACCGCATCCTGATCGGCGTTCTCGCCATCCTGCTGATCGTGGTCTTCATCGGCTTCATGAACTATTCCCGCACCGGCCGCGCCATGCGCGCGCTGGCCCAGGACAAGATGGCCGCCCAGCTCATGGGTGTGAATGTCGCGCGCTATTCGATGATCGGCTTTGCGCTCGGCGCGATGCTGGCGGGTCTCGTCGGCGGCCTTCTCGTCACCATCACCGGCATCAATCTCGGCATGGGCGGTCCGATCTCGGTCAAGGCCTTCCTGATGATCATGATCGGCGGCGCGGGCGTGATTTCGGGCGCGATCGCCGGCGGATTCATCCTCGGCATGATGGAGAGCGTCGGCCTTACCGTGCTCTCGGCCTATGGCGACATCACCTATCTCGCCATCTTCGCCTCGTTGATGGTGTTCCTGGCCGTCCGCCCGCAGGGGCTGATGGGCAAGCCGTGGGGTTGA
- a CDS encoding branched-chain amino acid ABC transporter permease, protein MNSKTLLGFAAFLITVFVLVPLFIGATGRVDFYYTLTSVALLAVGAAGVWLTFYIGRINIGQGAYALVGGYVSAILVTQAGVSFWLTLPLAGLVCAVVSVAIGLPILRLRGVYFAMVTLVLTEVARLTALALPITNGAKGITSIPLPGELSVFGLTIIPAFGSLANPRVGFYMMAVALMIVTYLVLWRIVNSRLGHLCRSLQQNEELSASIGVNTAYLRVLAYAISSFFGGIAGAMFASIAQSIYPSSFVVADSVNFMLYCFLGGLGYVFGPMLGTFLLYFGWDLLSIAKEYQLLIYSGVMIALMLVLPNGVLSLLDKKEGGK, encoded by the coding sequence ATGAATTCGAAAACGCTTCTCGGCTTCGCAGCCTTCCTGATCACCGTCTTCGTGCTCGTGCCGCTGTTCATCGGCGCCACCGGCCGCGTCGACTTCTACTACACGCTGACCTCGGTCGCCCTGCTTGCCGTCGGCGCCGCCGGCGTCTGGCTCACCTTCTATATCGGCCGCATCAATATCGGACAGGGCGCCTATGCGCTGGTCGGCGGCTATGTCTCGGCCATCCTCGTTACCCAGGCGGGCGTTTCCTTCTGGCTGACGCTGCCGCTGGCCGGTCTCGTCTGCGCCGTCGTCTCGGTCGCGATCGGCCTGCCGATCCTGCGCTTGCGCGGCGTCTACTTCGCCATGGTCACGCTGGTGCTGACGGAAGTCGCGCGCCTGACCGCGCTCGCCTTGCCCATCACCAACGGGGCGAAGGGCATCACCTCCATCCCGCTGCCGGGGGAGCTGTCGGTCTTCGGCCTGACGATCATCCCCGCCTTCGGTTCGCTCGCCAATCCGCGCGTCGGCTTCTACATGATGGCCGTGGCGCTGATGATCGTCACCTATCTGGTGCTGTGGCGCATCGTGAACTCGCGGCTCGGGCACCTGTGCCGCAGCCTGCAGCAGAATGAGGAACTGTCGGCCTCCATCGGCGTCAACACCGCCTATCTGCGGGTGCTCGCCTATGCGATCTCCTCGTTCTTCGGCGGCATCGCCGGGGCCATGTTCGCCTCCATCGCCCAGTCGATCTATCCGTCCTCCTTCGTGGTCGCCGACAGCGTGAACTTCATGCTCTACTGCTTCCTCGGCGGCCTCGGCTATGTCTTCGGCCCGATGCTCGGCACGTTCCTGCTCTATTTCGGCTGGGACCTGCTCTCCATCGCCAAGGAATACCAGCTTCTCATCTATTCCGGCGTCATGATCGCGCTCATGCTGGTCCTGCCGAACGGTGTCCTCAGCCTTCTCGACAAGAAGGAGGGCGGCAAATGA
- a CDS encoding ABC transporter ATP-binding protein, with product MTPILQIKNITKRYGGLTAVNDVTFDVKAGEILSVIGPNGAGKSTLFKLISSFVPATSGEVLFNGTRISSLAPHKVAQMGVVRTFQETTIFRSMTVRENIIVSHHLRSKANLFGFFLGTKQAREDEAAFAASADAIVDFLGLQAIRNELASNLPQGHLRALGMAIGLATDPKVILLDEPFAGMNHDETMKMVGLVRRLRDERGVTVLLVEHDMPAVMKISDRIVCINFGQKLAEGTPQEIRENEKVIEAYLGSEDAAIGM from the coding sequence ATGACCCCCATCCTGCAGATCAAGAACATCACCAAGCGCTATGGCGGCCTGACCGCGGTGAACGACGTCACCTTCGACGTGAAGGCCGGCGAGATCCTCTCGGTCATCGGTCCGAACGGCGCCGGCAAGTCGACGCTCTTCAAGCTGATCTCTTCCTTCGTCCCGGCGACGAGCGGGGAAGTGCTCTTCAACGGGACACGCATCTCCAGCCTCGCGCCCCACAAGGTCGCGCAGATGGGGGTCGTGCGCACCTTCCAGGAAACGACGATCTTCCGCTCCATGACGGTGCGCGAGAATATCATCGTCTCCCATCACCTGCGCTCCAAGGCAAACCTCTTCGGGTTCTTCCTCGGTACGAAGCAGGCGAGGGAGGACGAGGCGGCCTTTGCGGCCTCGGCAGACGCAATCGTCGATTTCCTCGGCCTTCAGGCGATCCGCAACGAGCTTGCCTCCAACCTGCCGCAGGGGCACCTGCGCGCGCTCGGCATGGCCATCGGCCTTGCCACCGATCCGAAGGTCATCCTGCTGGACGAACCCTTCGCCGGCATGAACCACGATGAGACGATGAAGATGGTGGGCCTTGTCCGCCGGCTTCGCGACGAGCGTGGCGTCACGGTGCTGCTCGTCGAGCACGACATGCCCGCCGTGATGAAGATCAGCGACCGGATCGTGTGCATCAACTTCGGCCAGAAGCTGGCCGAGGGCACACCCCAGGAAATCCGCGAGAACGAGAAGGTGATCGAAGCCTATCTCGGCTCCGAAGATGCGGCGATCGGGATGTAA
- a CDS encoding ABC transporter ATP-binding protein — protein sequence MTKILSVENVELYYDHIYALKGVSIDVDEGETVALIGANGAGKSSILRAITGLRPVKSGQITYQGQRLDGTPAAEIVRRGISMVPEGRRAFPLMSVKDNLLMGAFTRTDKAEIEQTLENVLTRFPRLRERYHQQANTMSGGEQQMMVIGRALMARPKLLLLDEPSLGIAPKLVQDIARAIVAISRDEKVSILLVEQNSRMALSISNRAYALSTGSIALSGNSKDLMNDDRIKAAYLGGEL from the coding sequence ATGACGAAGATATTGAGCGTTGAAAATGTCGAACTCTATTACGACCACATCTATGCGCTGAAGGGCGTGTCGATCGATGTGGACGAAGGCGAAACCGTCGCGCTGATCGGCGCGAACGGGGCGGGCAAGTCCTCGATCCTCAGGGCCATCACGGGTCTGAGGCCCGTGAAATCCGGCCAGATCACCTATCAGGGCCAGCGGCTCGACGGCACGCCCGCCGCCGAGATCGTGCGCAGGGGCATCTCCATGGTGCCCGAGGGACGCCGCGCCTTCCCGCTGATGTCGGTGAAGGACAACCTCCTGATGGGTGCCTTCACCCGCACCGACAAGGCGGAAATCGAGCAGACGCTGGAAAACGTGCTGACACGCTTCCCGCGCCTTCGCGAGCGCTATCACCAGCAGGCCAACACCATGTCGGGCGGCGAACAGCAGATGATGGTGATCGGCCGCGCGCTGATGGCTCGTCCCAAGCTCCTGCTGCTGGACGAACCTTCGCTCGGCATCGCGCCGAAGCTGGTGCAGGACATCGCCCGCGCCATCGTGGCCATCAGCCGCGACGAGAAGGTCTCCATCCTCCTCGTCGAGCAGAACAGCCGCATGGCGCTGTCCATCTCCAACCGCGCCTATGCGCTTTCCACCGGGTCGATCGCGCTGTCAGGCAATTCGAAGGACCTGATGAACGACGACCGCATCAAGGCTGCCTACCTCGGAGGCGAACTCTGA
- a CDS encoding aspartate/glutamate racemase family protein, with protein MKILVINPNTTASMTDHIGKAALSAASPGTDITAVNPVHGPRSIEGYFDEAMSLAGLLETIHRNPDCDAVVIACFDDTGLDAARCLTDKPVIGIGEAAYHFASMISNKFSVVTTLARSVPALEHNLARYGLIARCARVRSSEVAVLELEQPGSNARQKISAEIGLAVAEDNAEAIVLGCAGMAGLAADLAAEHGLPVLDGVTCAVKLAEAMAGLGMRTSRLGGYAPPPAEKLKHIFPAG; from the coding sequence ATGAAAATCCTCGTCATCAACCCCAACACGACCGCATCGATGACGGATCATATCGGGAAGGCGGCGCTCAGTGCCGCCTCTCCCGGCACGGATATCACCGCCGTCAACCCGGTACACGGCCCCCGTTCCATCGAAGGCTATTTCGACGAGGCGATGAGCCTTGCCGGCCTGCTGGAGACGATCCACCGCAACCCGGATTGTGACGCCGTCGTCATCGCCTGCTTCGACGACACGGGCCTCGACGCCGCCCGCTGCCTCACCGACAAGCCGGTCATCGGTATCGGCGAGGCGGCCTATCACTTCGCTTCGATGATCTCGAACAAGTTTTCCGTCGTGACGACGCTCGCCCGCTCCGTGCCGGCGCTGGAACACAATCTCGCGCGCTATGGCCTCATCGCCCGCTGCGCCCGCGTGCGCTCGTCGGAAGTCGCCGTGCTGGAGCTGGAACAGCCCGGCTCGAACGCCCGGCAGAAGATCAGCGCCGAAATCGGCCTTGCCGTAGCGGAAGACAATGCCGAGGCCATCGTGCTCGGCTGCGCCGGTATGGCCGGCCTTGCCGCCGACCTTGCGGCCGAACACGGCCTGCCCGTACTCGATGGCGTCACCTGCGCGGTGAAGCTCGCCGAAGCCATGGCCGGCCTTGGAATGCGCACCTCGCGCCTTGGCGGCTACGCCCCGCCGCCGGCGGAAAAGCTGAAGCACATCTTCCCGGCGGGGTAA
- a CDS encoding cytochrome c oxidase subunit 3, which produces MATTDDFSMATTQGRQADSLLLWILVWSELAVFGALLVAFMVLTMMDMEGAALFRAHLHPGLAAANTIILVLSGWQAALAVRLGTEGRPVRRPLVLAALLGLAFVAVKIFEYTLEARAGIGSLGALAELYFLVTGFHLLHVVFGAAVLLLVAGRPSQTNVVTIATLWHAVDLVWLVMFPIVYLT; this is translated from the coding sequence ATGGCGACCACGGACGATTTCAGCATGGCAACGACGCAGGGCAGGCAAGCGGATTCCCTGCTTCTGTGGATTCTGGTTTGGAGCGAGCTTGCCGTCTTCGGCGCGCTGCTCGTCGCCTTCATGGTGCTGACCATGATGGACATGGAGGGCGCGGCGCTGTTTCGCGCGCATCTTCATCCCGGCCTTGCTGCGGCCAATACCATCATCCTCGTCCTGAGCGGCTGGCAGGCGGCGCTTGCGGTGCGGCTCGGCACGGAGGGACGGCCTGTCCGCCGGCCCCTCGTTCTGGCGGCCCTGCTCGGCCTTGCCTTCGTCGCCGTGAAGATCTTCGAATACACGCTCGAGGCCCGCGCCGGCATCGGCAGCCTCGGCGCGCTTGCCGAACTCTATTTCCTCGTCACGGGCTTCCATCTCCTGCACGTCGTCTTCGGCGCGGCGGTCCTGCTTCTCGTCGCCGGCCGGCCCTCGCAGACCAATGTCGTGACGATCGCGACGCTCTGGCATGCGGTCGACCTCGTCTGGCTCGTCATGTTCCCCATCGTCTATCTCACGTGA
- the istB gene encoding IS21-like element helper ATPase IstB: protein MSTEAPDILLAHYLKTLKLPTFQREHQKLARLCATEGVDHVGYLFRLAEREMIERDRRKVERRIKAAKFPIVKSLDSFDFTAIPKLNKMQVLELARCEWIERRENVIALGPSGTGKTHVALGLGLAACQKGLSVGFTTAAALVSEMMEARDERRLLRFQKQMAGYKLLIIDELGFVPLSKTGAELLFELISQRYERGATLITSNLPFDEWTETLGSERLTGALLDRVTHHVNILEMNGDSYRLAQSRARKAG from the coding sequence ATGAGCACCGAAGCACCCGACATCCTGCTCGCCCACTATCTCAAGACCCTGAAGCTGCCGACCTTCCAGCGCGAGCACCAGAAGCTGGCCCGGTTATGCGCCACCGAAGGCGTCGATCATGTCGGATACCTGTTCCGGCTTGCCGAACGGGAGATGATCGAACGGGACCGCCGCAAGGTCGAACGTCGGATCAAGGCGGCTAAATTCCCGATCGTCAAAAGCCTCGACAGCTTCGACTTCACAGCCATCCCCAAGCTGAACAAGATGCAGGTGCTGGAACTGGCCCGCTGTGAATGGATCGAGCGCCGGGAGAACGTCATTGCGCTGGGCCCGAGCGGCACGGGTAAGACGCATGTCGCGCTCGGTCTCGGCCTGGCCGCGTGCCAGAAAGGCCTGTCCGTCGGGTTCACGACAGCGGCCGCCCTGGTCAGCGAGATGATGGAGGCCCGCGACGAACGGCGTCTTCTTCGGTTCCAGAAACAGATGGCCGGCTACAAGCTGCTCATCATCGACGAGCTGGGCTTTGTGCCGCTGTCAAAGACCGGCGCGGAATTGCTGTTCGAGCTGATCTCGCAACGCTACGAGCGCGGGGCCACCCTGATCACCAGCAATCTTCCATTTGACGAATGGACGGAAACCCTGGGGTCCGAACGATTGACCGGCGCTCTGCTCGATCGCGTTACCCACCACGTCAACATCCTCGAGATGAACGGCGACAGCTATCGCCTCGCTCAAAGTCGAGCCCGAAAGGCCGGCTAA